The following are from one region of the Ischnura elegans chromosome X, ioIscEleg1.1, whole genome shotgun sequence genome:
- the LOC124171525 gene encoding histidine ammonia-lyase-like: MKISVRVRGDWLQVPCRDGKITVRWLGEEALRRYLKMHWGGDGTADAAAAGGRADEKIQEIRKTRGGVILDPDDLVKDILDDNDFVSVVLTTDRPNPAIAPTEMNYVPEQIPGKYEPPNEYILLDGNTLSTDDLLQLGRGRYKIKLTKESEEAVQKSRDLVEKILQENKVVYGITTGFGNFARTTIAPEKIEELQYNLIRSHAAGVGPPLPPERTRMLLALRINVLAKGYSGISLLTLRQLIKAFNESCLSWVPEQGSVGASGDLAPLAHLALGLMGEGKMWSPDTGWGDAKYVLESHGLSPIRLSAKEGIALINGTQLITSLGAEACERAEWLARQADVVAALTLEVLKGTSRAFDSDVQKIRPHRGQGAVAKRLRALLHSTTHPSQIAESHRFCNRVQDAYTLRCCPQVHGIVHDTIDFVHGIITVEMNSGTDNPIVFPERGEIISAGNFHGEYPSKVLDYLAIGVHELASMSERRTERLVNPALSGLPAFLVKDGGLNSGFMLAHCTAASLVSENKVLCHPASVDSLSTSACTEDHVSMGCFSARKCLKVVENCERVIAIELLAACQAIEFLRPLKTTTPLEEVCKVVRSVAREWDKDRYMAPDIDAVTKILVEGQIWSAVKGYIENYHSAQEIETRVFSPTAVMVGGHQRERAKASRTNGKKRRYNEASDP; the protein is encoded by the exons GGAAGATTACGGTGCGATGGCTGGGGGAGGAGGCTCTGCGCCGCTACCTGAAGATGCACTGGGGTGGCGATGGCACGGCGGATGCGGCAGCGGCCGGGGGCCGAGCCGACGAGAAGATCCAGGAGATACGGAAGACGCGCGGCGGCGTCATCCTTGACCCGGATGACCTCGTCAAGGACATCCTCGACGACAACGACTTCGTGTCCGTCG TGCTTACAACGGATCGTCCAAATCCTGCTATTGCACCTACGGAGATGAATTATGTTCCAGAGCAAAT ACCTGGAAAATACGAGCCGCCAAACGAG TACATTCTACTCGATGGAAATACTCTATCTACAGATGATCTCCTGCAACTTGGAAGAGGAAGGTACAAGATTAAG cttacGAAGGAATCTGAAGAAGCTGTACAGAAATCTCGAGATCTTGTTGAAAAgattttacaagaaaataaag TTGTTTATGGGATCACGACTGGGTTTGGTAATTTTGCAAGAACAACCATTGCTCCAGAAAAAATCGA AGAGTTGCAGTACAACTTGATACGGTCACATGCAGCCGGAGTGGGGCCCCCCTTACCCCCCGAGCGGACGCGGATGCTGCTGGCATTGCGTATCAACGTTTTGGCCAAAGGATACAGTGGCATCTCCCTGCTCACACTACGACAGCTTATAAAGGCGTTCAATG AGTCATGCTTGTCGTGGGTGCCGGAGCAGGGGTCGGTGGGGGCGAGCGGTGACTTGGCGCCCCTGGCCCACTTAGCCCTGGGACTCATGGGCGAGGGAAAGATGTGGAGCCCAGACACTGGATGGGGAGATGCCAAATAC GTGCTGGAGTCACACGGGCTGTCGCCCATCCGCCTGTCAGCCAAGGAAGGCATCGCACTCATCAACGGCACCCAGCTGATCACATCGCTGGGTGCGGAGGCGTGCGAGCGGGCGGAGTGGTTGGCGCGGCAAGCGGACGTGGTGGCCGCGCTCACGCTCGAAGTGCTCAAGGGAACGTCCCGCGCCTTCGACTCCGACGTGCAGAAGATACGACCGCACCGCGGGCAGGGCGCCGTGGCCAAGAGGCTGAGGGCACTGCTCCACTCCACAACGCATCCATCGCAGATTGCGG aGAGTCACCGATTCTGCAACCGAGTTCAAGATGCTTACACTTTAAGATGCTGTCCACAGGTCCATGGAATAGTTCATGACACAATTGACTTCGTTCATGGGATCATCACAGTAGAAATGAACAGTGGAACGGATAATCCT ATTGTTTTTCCAGagagaggagaaataatttctGCTGGAAACTTCCATGGGGAGTATCCATCAAAGGTATTAGACTATCTTGCCATAGGAGTGCATGAATTGGCATCCATGAGTGAAAGAAGAACAGAGAGGCTGGTCAATCCAG CTCTAAGTGGACTTCCTGCATTTCTGGTCAAAGATGGAGGCCTGAACTCAGGATTTATGCTTGCTCATTGTACAGCAGCTTCACTAG TTTCAGAAAACAAAGTGCTATGTCACCCAGCATCTGTTGATTCCCTTAGCACAAGTGCCTGCACCGAGGATCATGTTTCCATGGGCTGTTTTTCAGCCAGAAAATGTCTCAAG GTAGTGGAAAATTGTGAACGAGTGATAGCCATTGAATTGTTGGCAGCTTGCCAGGCAATAGAATTTCTGAGACCATTGAAGACAACAACCCCATTAGAAGAAGTCTGTAAAGTGGTGAGATCAGTGGCGAG GGAGTGGGATAAGGACCGCTACATGGCACCAGATATAGATGCAGTAACCAAAATACTTGTGGAAGGACAAATTTGGTCAGCTGTAAAAGGATACATTGAGAATTATCATTCTGCACAG GAAATTGAAACGAGGGTGTTCAGTCCTACTGCAGTCATGGTTGGTGGACATCAGCGAGAACGTGCCAAAGCATCTCGAACCAATGGGAAGAAGAGACGTTACAATGAAGCCAGTGACCCTTAA